The genomic window GTGACCGTGCCGCCCTGCACGTCATCAACACCATAAATGGGTCGACCGCGGGGATCGGGATCGCGGCTTTCGACGGTCCACTCTTCGGCGATACGCATGGGAATGATGCGGGGCGTGCCATGGTCATGGTTGAGATCCGGGGCTTCCGGACGAATCGCCCAGGCCGCAGGTCCAACGCCGTCGAGCATGGCATTACCCGTGGGCTCGAGGGGGAAGCCCGGCGCCGGCACAATTTGCTCTGCCTTGAGTTCGTACTCCGGTGGATCTTCCTTGGGTGCCGTGCGCGTGCCCTGTCCGTGAGGCAGGATATAGGTCTTCTCTTCGGGCATGCCAAAGAGGTCACCGCCGCGATAGTTCTCGTTGTGAGAATCCACCAGGGGATAGCCTTCGCGTTTGTTTTCGCGGTGCAGATACCCCACGAGTCCGAAGAAAAATAGCCAGAACGCGTATAGCGTCAGCTGTGCAACATC from Congregibacter litoralis KT71 includes these protein-coding regions:
- the puhA gene encoding photosynthetic reaction center subunit H, producing the protein MGTGAITEYIDVAQLTLYAFWLFFFGLVGYLHRENKREGYPLVDSHNENYRGGDLFGMPEEKTYILPHGQGTRTAPKEDPPEYELKAEQIVPAPGFPLEPTGNAMLDGVGPAAWAIRPEAPDLNHDHGTPRIIPMRIAEEWTVESRDPDPRGRPIYGVDDVQGGTVTDLWIDLSEPCIRYLEVSAGERRVMIPMTFARIKSNGDVVAKSVCGRHFADAPTTANPDFVTLQEEDKIGAYYGGGYLYALPERMEPVL